Proteins from one Silurus meridionalis isolate SWU-2019-XX chromosome 3, ASM1480568v1, whole genome shotgun sequence genomic window:
- the nr4a2a gene encoding LOW QUALITY PROTEIN: nuclear receptor subfamily 4 group A member 2a (The sequence of the model RefSeq protein was modified relative to this genomic sequence to represent the inferred CDS: deleted 2 bases in 1 codon) — translation MPCVQAQYGSSPQGASPASQSYSYHTSGEYSCDFLTPEFVKFSMDLTNTEITAATTSLPSFSTFVDSYNPGYDVKPPPCLYQVPPAHATAASIKVEDVPMHGYHHHHHHHPHPHPQQQPQGHLGPQSEDVMAHSGSLYFKPSASPHAPGGGPNFQVQPSHVWEDASSLHAFHQNYVAAASHAMEQRKNPVSRLSLFSFKQSPPGTPVSSCQMRFDGPLHVAMSHEGPGGVHRTLDAQSFAVPGAVRKQAGVAFPHSLQLGHGHQLLDAQMPSPPSRGSPSNEGMCAVCGDNAACQHYGVRTCEGCKGFFKRTVQKNAKYVCLANKNCPVDKRRRNRCQYCRFQKCLVVGMVKEVVRTASLKGRRGRLPSKPKSPPDAAPPSPPVSLLSALVRAHVDSNPNMSNLDYSRFHAGPDYQLTGDDTQHVQQFYDLLTGSMEIIRGWAEKIPSFTELTKQDQDLLFESAFLELFVLRLAYRSNPMEGKLIFCNGVVMHRLQCVRGFGEWIDAIVEFSSNLQSMNVDISAFSCIAALAMVTERHGLKEPKKVEELQNKIVNCLKDQVAFNGAALNRPNYLSKLLGKLPELRTLCTQGLQRIFYLKLEDLVPPPAIIDKLFLDTLPF, via the exons ATGCCCTGCGTTCAGGCTCAGTACGGCTCGTCGCCGCAGGGCGCGAGTCCCGCCTCGCAGAGCTACAGCTACCACACGAGCGGCGAGTACAGCTGTGACTTCCTTACCCCCGAGTTTGTGAAGTTCAGCATGGACCTGACCAACACCGAGATCACGGCCGCTACCACATCTCTACCCAGCTTTAGCACGTTTGTGGACAGCTACAACCCGGGCTACGACGTTAAACCTCCGCCGTGTCTGTACCAGGTGCCCCCTGCGCACGCGACT GCAGCCTCTATCAAAGTGGAGGACGTGCCCATGCATGggtaccatcaccaccatcaccaccaccctcatcctcatcctcagcaGCAGCCGCAGGGGCACCTGGGCCCCCAGTCGGAGGACGTGATGGCGCACTCCGGCTCCCTGTACTTCAAACCGTCCGCGTCGCCGCACGCGCCTGGCGGCGGCCCGAACTTCCAGGTGCAGCCGAGCCACGTGTGGGAGGACGCGAGCTCGCTGCACGCCTTTCACCAGAACTACGTGGCGGCCGCCTCGCACGCCATGGAGCAGCGCAAGAACCCCGTGTCGCGCCTCTCGCTTTTTTCCTTTAAGCAGTCACCCCCGGGGACGCCCGTATCCAGCTGCCAGATGCGCTTCGACGGCCCGCTGCACGTGGCCATGAGTCACGAAGGCCCCGGTGGCGTGCACCGGACCTTGGACGCGCAAAGCTTTGCGGTGCCCGGCGCCGTGCGTAAGCAGGCGGGAGTCGCGTTCCCGCATTCCCTGCAGCTCGGCCACGGACACCAGCTCCTCGACGCGCAAATGCCGTCGCCACCGTCCAGGGGCTCGCCGTCTAACGAGGGGATGTGCGCCGTGTGTGGAGACAACGCGGCGTGCCAGCATTACGGCGTCCGCACGTGCGAGGGATGCAAAGGCTTCTTCAAG CGCACAGTGCAGAAGAATGCGAAATACGTGTGTCTGGCAAACAAAAACTGCCCTGTTGACAAACGCCGGAGAAACAGGTGTCAGTACTGCCGCTTCCAAAAGTGCCTAGTTGTCGGGATGGTTAAAGAAG tTGTCCggactgccagtttgaagggcCGGAGAGGTCGTTTACCTTCCAAACCCAAAAGTCCACCGGATGCGGCCCCTCCATCACCCCCAGTCAGCCTCCTCAGTGCGCTGGTCAGAGCTCATGTGGACTCCAACCCCAACATGTCCAACCTGGACTACTCGAGG TTCCACGCGGGACCTGATTACCAGCTGACCGGAGACGACACGCAGCACGTGCAGCAGTTTTACGACTTGCTCACGGGATCGATGGAGATCATCCGCGGCTGGGCCGAGAAGATCCCGAGCTTCACCGAGCTGACCAAACAAGACCAGGACTTGCTCTTCGAGTCCGCCTTTCTCGAGCTTTTTGTTCTGCGCCTCGCCTAcag GTCCAATCCGATGGAAGGAAAGCTGATCTTCTGTAACGGCGTGGTAATGCACCGGCTGCAGTGTGTGCGCGGGTTCGGCGAGTGGATCGACGCCATCGTGGAGTTCTCCTCTAACCTCCAGAGCATGAACGTGGACATCTCGGCCTTCTCCTGCATCGCCGCGCTCGCTATGGTCACAG AGAGACACGGGCTTAAGGAGCCGAAGAAAGTTGAGGAGCTCCAGAACAAGATAGTGAACTGTCTAAAGGACCAGGTGGCGTTTAATGGCGCTGCTCTTAACCGCCCCAACTACCTTTCCAAGCTGCTGGGGAAGCTGCCGGAGCTGCGCACTCTGTGCACACAAGGCCTGCAGCGCATCTTCTACCTGAAACTGGAAGACCTGGTGCCTCCTCCTGCAATAATCGACAAACTGTTCCTCGACACGCTGCcgttttaa